In Bombyx mori chromosome 15, ASM3026992v2, the sequence attaaattattacaattattattaacctatatgttttgttgatgttctaataaatatataaataaatacatatgttgattttaataatttaatagcattatgtcgcagagtaaataatgtttttgcacgtgagtgtaccatgcgcaaacttacccccactacgtcaacaaatgctcaagaagtttgccggttattatacgtatagaacaatatgtcgtgtccctactatataggtctatgacaCTGACAGTAGCATGACAGTAGTAAGCACGTGTTATTGTTTTGTTGATTCACGGAATTGAACTTTAgaagttaattttgttttcgaaactaaatactttcctgATGACGGTCGTAGTATATTGCTTTAAATAAGTCATAACATTGCAAGGTGCATTCTAAAATgggtaaaaaaagaaaattggttTCTAAAGatgatgattttgaatttgatccGATTCCTAAACATTTGGTTACTTCACACATAAAAAAGCAGGAAAAACGTCTTATAGTTATCCTGGAAAACGCACAACTGGAAAGCGTGAAAGTAAGTGAAATATTGACCTTGCAAAATCCCATTACTTTATTAATgagtaaataataaacattttatcttatattatgaataaaattttcagAATGGAAATAGCTTTGAGCTATTAAACTGTGATGACCATGGtcacattttaagaaaaaacgaTCGTGATCCTGGTTCTTGTCGCCCAGATATTACGCATCAGTCTCTCCTCATGTTGATGGACTCCCCGTTGAACAGAGCTGGCTTACTGCAGGTCTATATTCatacagaaaaaaatgttttaatcgaAATTAATCCACAAACAAGAATACCTAGAACATTCAAGCGTTTTGCTGGATTAAtgggtttgtatttttttttaatcatgctATTTACATCTGAAATTTCGTCTGTGTTATATAGTATAAATTCTCTTTAAATGAGTTAAATTCAAATGGATCTTTAGAACCTGCACAAAGAATAGTTTGCATACTCACAAGGCAATTTGTAAGCCTGCTACAGTAGGTGCGCATATATGTGATGCTTTCCTGTTCGAAGGATGGGCAGATATACTTCTACAATTAAGACTTAgatcttatgtctcaaggtcagTGTCAGCACACATGTTTTGATGTGTAGTGCtcaggtaaccatttaacagagCTTTAAGCTTATTCATCCATCtatgtaataattatatatttttttaataatcaattctttaaaatattaggAAAAGATACATAGACTagtataaaagcatattttctAAAAAGTAGATAGATTATTAGGTAAGTTGAGAGTCTTTGCCCAAATTGTTAAAAAATCTAAAGAAAGGAATTACAAAATGCTTAAAATGTGACTTCTTTTAAATTCCACAGTTCAACTTCTACACAAGTTTGCAATTAGAGCATCAGATGGGCCAATGAAACTTTTGAAAGTTATTAAAAATCCTGTCACGTCACATCTACCAGTTGGAGTCAAGAAAATTACTATGTCTTTTAGTTCTAAAATAGTTCAGAATTGCAGAGATCTGGTCCCAAAAGACGAACCCATTGTGATGGTCATAGGTGCAATGGCTCATGGTAAAGTTGAAGTAGACTACTCTGAAGATGTCATATCTATCAGCAATTATCCTTTATCAGCAGCATTGACTTGTGCTAAACTTTGTTCAGCATTTGAAGAAGTTTGGGGAGTAGCATAAgtgttaaatttaattgtaaaataaaccaTCTTTCccaaatttcctttttttat encodes:
- the Nep1 gene encoding Nep1 protein, encoding MGKKRKLVSKDDDFEFDPIPKHLVTSHIKKQEKRLIVILENAQLESVKNGNSFELLNCDDHGHILRKNDRDPGSCRPDITHQSLLMLMDSPLNRAGLLQVYIHTEKNVLIEINPQTRIPRTFKRFAGLMVQLLHKFAIRASDGPMKLLKVIKNPVTSHLPVGVKKITMSFSSKIVQNCRDLVPKDEPIVMVIGAMAHGKVEVDYSEDVISISNYPLSAALTCAKLCSAFEEVWGVA